In the Clavelina lepadiformis chromosome 8, kaClaLepa1.1, whole genome shotgun sequence genome, one interval contains:
- the LOC143469192 gene encoding uncharacterized protein LOC143469192, with translation MADSTASWQDETAKKSLKKHFLNLCNLYPGLLTNSTINTVVYPGGGLLTLDDCCHDISEDEYFPPSLGISSFQGFQMSSSNILSVNNRMMQQMSPVQQRMEVNANEEIDSFSKENIPKVKISNISYPSILKHKCKDASFISPKSSPMKVLNFSPSRFLNTGKERDRSASLSSCDVVKEQTFSNSSFDVEDSGIGVSDGETTTPLSPPSLTSTPCTKSRRKSSQQTMRNLLSSPEHGNVFSDVSSIPLQSTPICHEDESGIDDFKTPLIRKFLNESAPRTPTPFKCPDDSGNEEESSPKSEKKEEPIHSPPLLSDDCFKRPSPVSWKSKRLRDASVKNKSKKTARKVLHLESGNNIKRNLFKHEEKVSSAISFVNPSTLLHTNETDQSSLVDNKTVVKKTVFHGKSVYCTRKKKKFEQAAASFDRSWVSVACGRTCDQKLMTEAAKRCLRTRPCKSKLYYS, from the coding sequence ATGGCGGATTCAACAGCATCGTGGCAGGATGAAACAGCTAAAAAGAGtttgaagaaacattttttgaatCTTTGCAATCTTTACCCTGGCTTGCTTACAAATTCGACAATTAACACCGTTGTATATCCTGGTGGTGGTTTGCTCACTTTAGACGATTGCTGTCACGATATTTCCGAAGACGAATATTTTCCACCTTCGCTTGGTATATCAAGTTTTCAAGGTTTTCAAATGTCTTCCTCGAATATTCTCTCAGTGAACAACAGGATGATGCAGCAGATGTCACCGGTCCAACAGAGAATGGAAGTGAACGCAAATGAAGAAATCGATTCATTCTCCAAGGAAAATATTCCCAAAGTGAAAATTTCCAATATCAGTTATCCAAGCATCCTGAAGCATAAGTGCAAAGACGCCTCATTCATTTCTCCAAAAAGTTCACCAATGAAGGTTTTGAACTTCTCACCATCGAGATTTTTAAACACCGGTAAAGAGAGAGATCGATCAGCATCGCTGTCCTCATGTGATGTTGTGAAGGAGCAGACATTTTCCAACTCATCCTTTGATGTTGAAGATAGTGGGATCGGTGTATCTGATGGAGAAACGACAACACCTTTGTCACCTCCATCACTCACTTCTACTCCTTGCACCAAGTCCCGTCGGAAGTCTTCGCAACAAACCATGAGAAACCTGTTGTCATCACCTGAGCATGGCAACGTTTTCTCTGATGTCAGCTCCATTCCATTGCAGTCTACTCCTATATGCCATGAAGACGAAAGTGGAATAGATGATTTTAAGACTCCATTGATCAGGAAGTTTTTAAACGAATCAGCACCACGCACACCTACTCCTTTCAAGTGTCCGGATGACAGTGGCAATGAAGAAGAGTCGTCCCCAAAGTCTGAAAAAAAAGAGGAGCCGATCCATTCACCACCACTTCTATCTGATGACTGCTTCAAGAGACCTTCACCTGTTTCTTGGAAAAGCAAGCGCTTGAGAGACGCAAGTGTGAAGAACAAGTCGAAGAAAACTGCAAGAAAAGTTCTGCATTTAGAATCGGGGAATAACATCAAACGAAACCTTTTCAAACATGAAGAAAAAGTTTCTTCCGCCATATCGTTTGTTAATCCTTCCACACTTCTCCACACAAATGAAACTGATCAGAGTTCGTTGGTTGACAACAAGACAGTGgttaaaaaaacagtttttcacGGTAAATCTGTCTATTgtacaagaaagaaaaaaaagtttgaacaagCAGCTGCTTCATTTGATAGAAGTTGGGTGTCTGTAGCTTGCGGTCGTACTTGTGATCAAAAACTTATGACTGAAGCCGCAAAACGTTGTCTTCGAACACGTCCCTGCAAAAGCAAATTATATTATTCTTAA